In the Zingiber officinale cultivar Zhangliang chromosome 5A, Zo_v1.1, whole genome shotgun sequence genome, CCAAAAACTCAGTTCATCATGAAAGATTCAAGCATATTGATACTCATTTTCATTTCATAAGGGAACatgttaagttaaaataaataaaattgtttaaTGTGAAGTCAAGTGATCAAGTAACTGATATATTTACAAAGCCTCTAAAAGAAAAAGTTTTCCTATACCTAAGAAATTTATTGGGAGTTCAAGGAAGAACAAGTTTAAGGAGGGTAGATGTTGGCATGTAAACTAATTCCAAAGAcaaatttgttggtgcaatttccataggttaaggttgactaagcttgaatttgCTCAAGctcgagttttgatgtttgagttttgatgtttgacaatgtgtgAAGATTGCATGTGCAATCGTCTATTTGgaaagattgttggagcaattctcctctagtcaatgtttgaccagtttggcatgaagaagagtcaagtaagtcaaagttaactggatacttgactgagaactggaagttaggcaaggACAAGTTCAACGAGGAGGTTGGTAGATAATGATAAAAATTCAAGtgagtcagtgttgaccagacacttggtatgaaaagtcccagtgagtgaagtcaggtagatgaaaagtcctagtgagtgaaactacgtaaatggaaaatcctggtaagtgaagccaggtgaaatacctagtgagtgaagctaggaaaatttggaaagtcccggtgagtgaagtcaggcagatggaaagtcctagtgagtgaagtcaggcagatggaaagtctgatgagtgaagtcaggtaaaagacctagtgagtgaagttaggcagtgagaaaatcctgatgagtaaaaccaggtgaaaatcctggtgagtgaagtcatacgTGTGGAAATCCATGTGGGTCCGGGGTGACCAGACACCTAgcgtttggaagtccaagtggccATGGAGGACCATACACCTGGCACGAGACGGtaattccaagtgggtcaaggctgaccggacacttggcaaggctagaaaagttcaagtgggtcaaacgaTTGACAGGACACTTGATAATGAAGTCCCAGCAAGTTAAGAttaaccagatgctaggcatgagcaAGTCCGGCCAGGTcatagttgaccggatgttggtttgggaccctagacttgagttagtcaagttaggatcgatcaatcgatcagccgatcgattgaaccagagcccaatcgatcgactgggAGAGCTTCGCAAGAAAGGATAGCTGAATCGATAAGCCGATCGACTGGGGCTACGccaatcgatcagacgatcgattggAAGTCACTCGCATGAAGAGCACAGTGTGCTCCCTAATCGATCAGTCTATCAATTGGGATACtctaatcgatcgggcgatcgattggggcttATTTTCTCACGAGATTGTGAGACAGCcagaatcgatcggtcaatcgattctaGGTTTATCTGCAAgaacacagaggcgctctgaattgatcggtcgatcgatcaaagccttcccaattgatcagtcgatcgattgggatatgaccgttgcgtaGGATGCAGGGTTTGGACGGCTGAGatatgatgtggcaatcgattgggagcagactcaatcgattgggagtcctAAAAATGCAGATATAAAGGCGACAACATGTTCAAATGAAAGACAGCACTTACACGACACTTCTCCTATTCtttcgccagttcttgaagttgctTGGAGCAAGGTGTTGCTGCATTTTCAAGCATCAAGAGGCAATCTTCATCAACAAGATCAAACAAGAAGAAGGTTTTATCTGTATTCTTGTGATTTACTTCTTGTTTGAGTTGTATCTTGTTGTTGAGTCTtatacaaggtttctccacctccggttgttCCAAGAAGAAGAGTTTACATAGAGGAGAGTGTGttcggtgtgtggatccttggattagtcacttcttcgtgaggtggataccaagtaaatccttgtattAGCATTGGGAGGATTGCTTCGAGTTTTTCCACTGCAAATCATCATCATCGAAGcgcgagaagctattcacccccccccccccccctagctccGAAGTAACCCAACAAAATTGACTTCTTCAACTATACAAAAGAATGCGCAGAACAACTTAACTTCTTCAACCATGTAAAGAAATTGTCAAAATCAATTTGACTTTATGTGACTCTTCATCAACTAAGCAAAGTTCAATTTGTTGATGCAATTGACCTTTAGGATTTAATGTTTGTTTAACAATATGTTTATTAGAATCTAGTCAGGTGTTAATCGGATGACGAGCAAAGGGGTGACAaatcttggaggagtaaactccaaacaaagtgaaagtcctagtgactgAAGTTAGACCCctaatgagtgaaactaggtggtgaaagccctggcgagtgaagctaggcggtgaaagtcctagtgagtgaagctagcccctagtgagtaaaactaggtggtaaaagtcctggtgagtgaagttaggcaatgaaagtcctagtgagtgaagttaggtggtgaaagttctggtgagtgaagctagacagtggaaaatcctaggggaagaTAACcgtaggtaatgagaagtcttggagaagtGAACTTCAAGCAAGTTTAACCAAAAGGTTTTTGGTTGATCGAGCCCGGTCGATGAGACCAGTAGATTTTAGTAAACCTAAGTATAGTTTTACTAACACTATTTTGCATTACTATTTTTGCTATTGTACTAATTTAGTATGGTATGAAAAGTCATAGCGGATCAGGCGACTAGACACTTAGCAAAGAAAGTTCAAATAAGTCTGAAGGATAAATCTTAggtgctgatccaactgaagaaatcaggaggtttctaagttgagatcaagacaatcattactgtcatactcatgcatcattatctattgtgttaactctattttgcaggttaAATATTATTTGTACTAATACTATTTTGCAGGAACTAAGTGGGTTCGTCGACGGATAGGATTGTTCAGTCAGCAGATCCTTAAAATGTTTCGTCAACGGATTAAGCTGATCAGTCGACGAATCAGGGATTTTAGAGATCAGTTAGATCAACAAGATCCAGAGAAAAAGAAAGCGAGGTTCAGTAGATGAAACCTATCTGTTGACTGAACAATATGATTTTTGGGATCGGACAGATCGGATCAAACAAAGAAAGACGCAGGGTTTAGTCGACGGATAACTTTAATCAGTTGACGGAACAACGTGATTTCCGtgatcggacggatcagattaaaGCAAACAAGGAAGGCACGAGAATCAGTCGACGAATAGGATGATCAGTCGACAGATAGGATTAGTTAACGGAATGGTTTATCAACTTCTACGCTAAAGTCTACTCCAACAAGAAAGCTCCGATTTCAATTTCTTTGACTTGTTTGTAAAGTTCATTATTGTACTTATTTTATTAAGGAGAGGTGTACAGGTCGTTACACCCTCCTTCATTTGTATTTGATTTCTCTTTGCAAAGTTTCGGAGATCTTTAGTGAATTTCCCAACAAACACGATCCAAGGgatcatgggtcttggagtaggagtcgactggctctaaaccaagtaaaaaagggATTTGTCttttgtctttatttctttattttattccgctgcgtactcaaGTTTTCTGAAAGGTTttgttaaagaaaagaaaattttttaagcgATGGGATTCACCCCTCTCTCTCGTTCTCAACGGTCCTATACAATTATCTTACTAAGTTCAGTGAAACTCTTTATGACAAGTCATTAGTATAGAAAAGAACAAAATCTAATTGTTTTGTGTTTAATGATGTGATGTATTAATTGTAGAAGAATGTAAAAGCATGAATCTAAGTGTATAAATAGGGGTCTTGTATGATGATGAATAATATGTAGTAAGCATTCCTCTTTATACAGTCTCTCTCCCATCCTCATACTTTCTTACAAAGTCTCTCCTATATTCTTGTTTCATCATCCTAGATCCACCAAAATTCCAACAAAATATACTATAATTATATTAGCTCGAATTATAGTGTAATGACATTAGATAGAAATAAGGATTAGAAATATTGCAAAACATTTTAATAAACAGAATCAGTAGATTCCTAAACTACGATGTTCAGCAGCAGGTAGACAACCAGATACCTAAGTAGAGAAACATGCACATGCATATGAACAAAATGACCCTGGTGATTCTTGTGAAAGACAAAGGTGGATCTAGTTAGGCTTAGGAGCCAATCTAGAATTCAGTATCCTTTCTGTGCTTCAGATTAGAGTTTGTAAATTGCTTAACTATTCTTTTTGCTGCCTCACTGGAGTATTCTCCCTATGATTTTCTCAATGAAGTTTACCATGCATTACTGCAATAAAGAGAATAAGGTCTGGTCATTAGTCGGCGTAAACTGGATACCTAgtgtcaactaaaaaaaaaaataataaagagaATAAGGCGTGCATAAATTGGAAGAAATGGTTAGTTTTCAGGTAAATTTCCTTATTCTGTCAGTGATAGGCACAAGTATCTAGACTGGGCGTAATTCTCATACTTTGGATCCACATCTGTGTGATTCCATGTTAACCACTCGATTCTTTTTCACAATAAGAACACAAACTCGCACAAAAAGGCCCTAAATTATATATACAGTCACAAGGCCCCAAATTTATTCTATTGATTCAATACAACATACTTTAAGTTATATTCACATTAATATTAGtctgatatcacttataatgcATATAAATCTTCATCTATGGTATTATACTATAGCCCATTAACACTAATCCGGCTTAGCTTAAATTATTGTCCTAACTTATGATGCACATTAATGTATGAGTAACTTCAATTACCACAATCAATCTAATAGTATTATACTATTACCTATTGACCCTATCCAGCTTAAATTATATCATTATCCCAAAGTTACATCACACATTAATGATTAACCTAATATTGTTTATAATGTATATATAACTTCAAATAACACTTTTAATCTAATCCTAACTTATAGTGCAATAAAAGTTGTACTGTTGCCATTGTCGTTGATCATTTATAAGGGTACAATGAAAATGTTGAACTTGAGGAATTCTAATCTTTTGTGAAAAATCACATTTCAATTCACTTTCGACCAGAGAAATTAAGGATTACAATTCCTCCTACTCAAAACTATGAGCTTTAGGCTGCCAACTTTAATCCATTTAAGAAGAAAAGTATAGTTCAGATTTGACAGTATGAATTATTCAAAGCCAGGGCTGTAAACAAGGCAGATGCAATGCATACCTAGATAGTTCGCATCGAACAGATATATTGGGTCTGAACGATTCACCATCACAAAATCAAGACCACCAGCCTAACCATACAACCAAGTGCCCAATCTAACACAAGATCTAGAAATTTATCGCATTCATCCTCgttgttgttccacaattccCAAACCAATCAACCCGACTGATCTTACCTAGAAAATCCAGCAGTTCGGACAACAATCCGCATACAATCAGAAGCTGATGGGATTCATGATCAGAGAGAAATATAAAACGAAGCTTTGTACAATTGGAAGAACAGATTTCGATGCAATCACACAATCGGAAGCGGATGGGATTCATGATGCAGAAAAAAGAcggaaaacattaaaaaaaaaatgaatgtggCAAAGACGAGATTTGATATGAATGCTAGCTAGCAACGGAAGAAGTAGGAGCTTCTATTACCTCCGGAGAGAGAGGATTCTTGAACCAGCAATGTCGAAGCTTGAGGGAGAGGTGATctgttccttcttcttctccgccTCCCCAAATTCAACGATGGTGTCTAGAAACGGTGTCCGTCTGTgcgaaagagagagagaggaaaaagGAATCGCGGGATGACAGACGCGTAGTTTTAGAGAACCCGAGACAGGGAACGCGTTGCTGCCCCTCTCACAACGCGAGCATGTAGGGCCCACCGTGTACCAGATTtagaattataaaaaataaatacattttTCTTAATTGAAAAAATGcactttattatttttaataaatagagAAAATGGatcttgcaaaaaaaataaatgtcatgaaaaagaaaaatcgaAAAGAGAACGCTGACAGGAAAAATAGAGCCGTTAAAAATATATCACTAAAAGGAAGGTCAAGTCAcgtaaatattttgaaaatccgGGCGCATTCTAGCAACTTTAATACTCCACGTCAATGGCCATGTTTCAAAACATCAGTTTGGCGGATTAGTGATAGCAACCGGCTCATTCAATTTAAAGTGTTCTGGAAAGAGAAGAGATTTGCATCTTTCACATCTCCTTTATCGCTATTCGGCGTCGGAGGTTCCGATTAGCTTCGCTTATTTGGAGCTTTCTTAGTTTGGACGCATCTGGCGGGCAGAGATCTCGATTAGAAGCCTCACTGCTCGCGCATTTCTCGGTATTCGCCCCAGATTTTGTCTGCTCCAGGAGGGTGATTCGTGGAGAACCGCGCCGATCTTGAGAATGCAGGAAAGCTTCGCATTCGGTAATTTTTTGAGCTCCTGTTTTGGATTTCCAGATGGAACGCCTGAAGTCTGAAGCGTACATTGTTGATCAGCTGTCGATCGCTGAAAGATAGGAATTTGATCCACTTGGTGATTCTTTCTCTTTACTGATTTCCAGCTGTGAACATCCTCTTCCGTGTTGTCTAGTGGTTTTGACTATTTGATTTGAAAGCGCAGAGTTGCTACAGTTTGCGCTTGTCGGGATCTTCCTGGCCTATCGGTTCCTCGGGAAAAAGCGGAGATTGTTCACGAGGACGGTATGATGACGTTGTTGCATTCACGAGAACATTGCTCTGATGCCATCTATGATTTCATCATATCTTCGCTTTTCTAGCTGGTAGAAGCATTTTTTTCATCCAAGAAGGCCAAAGCAGTATTTTCTTCATGTGATTGGTTTAAACGCCGAAGACAACGTTTGGTATGGTGTATCAAAAGGCCACTCTATCTTATACTTTTTCTAACAGCATTTGCCGATTCCAGTAAGCGATGATGAATCGGAGTCCTTGTTATAGCTGAGAAGGGTCTGTTCAACTTTGGGAAGATATGAGTTCCAACCAGCAGGAAAGAAAAGTCGATGGCTTCACTGAGAAGGTTATTGTTGCGGTCAAGGCTTCAAGAGAAATCTCAAAGAGTGCCCTTGTTTGGGCTTTGACGCATGTTGTTCAGCCTGGTGATTGCATAATCCTTCTAGTTGTTGTTCCACCTTACAGTTCTGGTATTGATCTTCCCAATCTGCGTAGCTGTACTTGTTTTTGCTGTTTCTCGTTGTTGGTTATATACTGATGGCATTTGTTTAGTCATGATGCCTTCATCACTCTTCAGCGAGGTTAAAATGTGTATGCTTTTAAGGTTTTGAAGTGGTTGGTACAGATCTTTGCTAACTTAGAGACTAAACTAACAGTCGGAGCTTACTCACTATGAATAAACACAAATTCAAGGCGTACACTCTTCGACATTGAGAGCTGTTTGTGCCTAGTTCTTATTGCACTCACTATGAATAAACTAACAGTATTGCTTCATCTCCTATAGTCTACTTGGTTGTTCAGTGTTCAGTGTAGATTGTAAAACCTCAAAAGTGAAAAAGTTGTGTTTTACTGTTTCCTTTTGCTGGTTCTATTGTGATTTCAGACCAAGTTACTGAGGTATTAAGACAATGTCATTTATCATTTCTTGTTCTTGGGCATTGAGGATTAATAGTTCTACATCTCAGGCAGAAGACTATGGGTTTTTCCAAGATTTGCTACTGATTGTGCTAGTAGAAGCTCCCAGTTTGGTACTATTTTGGAACAGAAGTCTGACATTACTGATTCATGTTCCAAAATGCTACTTCAACTTAAAGATGTTTATGATCCAAATAAGGTCAGTAGTTGGAGGTACTTCATATGGTCTTATTAGTTGGTTTTCTTATGAATGCGCTCGATCCTTTTGATTGTGTAGACAAGTATCAAGATAAAGGTCCTTTCCGGCTCTCCTTATGGTGCAGTAGCAGTGGAATCCATGCGAGTTCAGTCGAATTGGGTTGTCCTGGACAAGTAATACTTTGCTTTCCTCCTTTCATTGTGTTTTAAGAAGCAAGGCAGAATTATTTGACTAGTCTATGAAAATTCTCTGTTATTTTATTGTTGAACTGATctttccttttgatttttttGTCAATGAACTCACCATTCCTTTCTACAGACATCTGAAGCACGAGGAGAAGCATTGCATTTGTAAACTCCAATGTAACATTGCGGTCATGAAGCGGTCTCACCCTAAAGTTCTCAGATTGAATCTACTAGAATCTCACAAGACAAATCCCCAAACGCTTTGTGGTTCTGATAAAAGCACTATTGGCAATAATTCTCCAAAGTCTATTAAAGGACCGTCTGTAACGCCGACTACTGCTAGTAGTCCTGATGTGGATGCATCATTCACTGCTACTGAAGCTTGGACCCCCTCAGCCTCAAGCTCAGATCCTGGAACATCTCCATTTTTAGTCACTGAAAGAATTGTGTCTGTAGaaacaaaagatcaagcaagtgCTGAAGGAATAAGGAATGCACACGTGACTGCCTTTAACGGGAATTTAACTCCAGCAAGATCACAATTTCAGCCATGGACAGCTGAGGTTTTAGCCATTGGCTGCCCATCTCCAAAAGTCACTCATCATAAGTCTCCAGAAAGCCACGTAACTACAGCAAAAGCTTTGAGTGATAAATTTTCTAAACTCGATAGGGAGGCTGGAATTAATTCTCTCAGATACATGTCAGATTTAGATTTTAGCGTCAGAGAAGCAATTTCTGTGTCTAGAAATACACCAGGGCCACCTCCACTATGTTCACTATGTCAGCACAAGACACCAGTGTTTGGAAAACCTCCCAAGTGGTTCAGCTATTCTGAGCTAGAACTTGCCACAGGTGGATTTTCCCAAGAAAACTTCTTAGCAGAGGGTGGATTTGGCTCTGTGCATCGGGGCATCCTGTCAGATGGTCAAGCAATTGCAGTCAAGCAACATAAACTAGCTAGTTCACAGGGGGACCATGAATTCTGTTCGGAGGTGGAAGTTCTAAGCTGTGCACAACATCGCAACGTCGTGATGTTGATTGGATTCTGTGTCGAAGACAAGAGAAGGTTATTGGTCTATGAATATGTGTGCAATGGCTCATTGGATACTCATCTTTATGGTACTTCTTTTGTCATGAAATGCAACTGTTCAATTACTATTGTTATCGAGGTGTAATATATGAAACAAAGTCATTCAACTATGAAAGTTTCTTGCCGCAGGTCAAGAACGAGATCCACTTGAATGGGCTGCCAGGCAAAAAATAGCAGTAGGAGCTGCTCGGGGTTTGCGATACCTTCACGAGGAGTGCAGAGTTGGTTGCATAGTCCACAGAGACATGAGGCCAAATAACATTCTTCTAACCCATGATTTTGAACCTATGGTATGGTTTTCTTCTATCTTCCTCAGAATTTTAAATGTAAAGCCTTTTCCCACTTTTGATGCTTGTCTTTTGTGAGTTATTCATTCTCTTTACCTCAATATACATGAGCAAAGGTTGGAGATTTTGGCTTAGCAAGATGGCAACCTCATGGTGATCTCGGTGTCGAGACACGAGTTATAGGCACTATTGGGTGCGTCTACAATTGATGCTTCTTTCACTAGCGAACAGTTTTTCAATTCTCGACTCACTTTCAGACTTCTATTGCAGTTATCTGGCTCCAGAATATGCCCAAAGTGGGCAAATTACAGAGAAGGCCGATGTCTTCTCCTTCGGAGTGGTACTACTGGAGCTGATCACCGGACGTAAAGCAGTTGATATAAACCAACCAAAGGGCAATCAGTGTCTCACTGAATGGGTGAGGAGAGACTAGTTTTGCCTGAATTCTACATATTTCTTGGTGGTTGAATGCGTTAACACTCAATGGACGATCATAGCAAACGTGGTTTTCTTGAATTCTAACATTGAGGCTTATCTTGTAACCCCGGTCGTGCAGGCTCGCCCTTTGCTTGATGAATCTGCAATCGAAGAGCTTGTCGATCGGCGTCTAGGGAGCCTCTACTCTGAGCATGAGCTGAAGTGCATGCTGCACGCAGCTTCTCTGTGCATCAATCGCGAACCCGACTTCAGACCTCGAATGTCTCAGGTACTATACCCTCGTTGCGAATGTGAGAAGTAAACAGATTCTCTTCTAATCCTGTAAGCGTTCTTGGTGTGTGAAGGTTCTTCGGATTCTTGAAGGTGACATGGTCATGGATTCGAGCTGTGGTTCGACGCCTATGTGTGCCAATGGAAGCATGAGCAGAAGGATGTGGCTAGAACACCAACAACAATCACAGCAGAAtgaacagcaacaacaacaaccacaGCCGGATGAACAGCAACAACAACCACAGCAGGATGAACAGCAACCACAACAACCACAGCAGGATGAACAACAACCACAACCACCACAGCAGGATGAAcaccaacaacaacaaccacaGCAGGATGAGCAGCAACAAGAACTACAGCAGAATCCTTAGATTTGTATTCTCTTGGATTTTTTTTGTTCTTCAATTCTTTTCACTTTTTTCGTTTGTTGGGTTTGATCTTTAGATTTGATTTGCTAATGTGTTTATATAAGTATATTTGTGATGATGTGTCACTTTTAGTGTTGAATATAATTCTGCTTGCTTATTGATTTGGTCTGTGTGAAGTTCTATACGCCCCAAATAAAACCGGTTTAGGGAGGATGGTAAGACCCGACCCAAATCATGCCACATCGATATAATTAGTAAATTACAGCATCACCCATGCAGATAAGGGATGATAAATTTCCCCAGAAATTTGGGCCGTCGAGAAAATCTAAAATGCGGGtggatttggaaaaaaaattcggATTCGGGATCAGAAAAATTTTCTGGATTCAAGTTTGGATTAAGGTTCAGATAGGTATAGGGATATTATCTTCATCTTCGAATCCATCCTGATACAATATGATGAAGGACGGAGGATGTGTTAGAATTTATTTGttcaaaataattaataaaataataaatttaaatgaatAGATATTTAAAGTAAAATGAATATTTGGAGCTTTGTAGGCTCAATAAATTACAGCTAACAtgtttttaccattatttaaaggggtaggctcaataaatgataccttgggttttactttggaagctcctccttgacttgtgcttccaccCTTGGCTTTGATTGGTTTtttccccttaggacattaactccggtaatgtccttttttattgcacaagaagcacactatgtgctccttgctcttccttattgtgggggcggtctccttgggcttctccttgtcctttggtgcaacttgacccttcttcttggtcaatttgggacacttgctcttgtagtgcccatgttccctacactcaaaacatattatatgatttttatttttaattgaaataattataccttcatgtgtagggatgacactttcttcttcttcttcgcttaacccagaagtagaagcttctccttcttcttaatTCGGTGTCAACGacggtcgctccccctcaatcctagaggtggagacttcttcatcttcatcttgtacatgaaacaaagagtatgctttCTCTTTACCCTTTTTGTTGCATTccgttgaagatgaagcttcttggacctcttcttcagaagttgagtatctctcaacttcgaagtcctcttcctcttagtcttgatccaatgagtcaccctctttgaattcttcttgatttggtacagtggaggggatttcatgaatctttgtcaatttgctctaaagctccttgacatccttgaattctccaacttgagtcaaaatattgcttggcaataaattgaccaatagcttcgTCATTTTGTCATTTGCctttcctttgaatttgctcttggctccacttgctcctcttgagagttttgcccttagaatttgttggagcttcaaagtctttcattagagcaaaccattgctctatctccatcatcaagaaattttcgattcttaattttcaagaatcgaagctcgtcattgtgaatggtggaggcaccgtcatgtcgaatccgagtccatatcggaattccatttgaagttgagcttttgttgaagtcttcgactttatgaatattgctccaacttcttcaccctctagctttgttgtcCCTTCAAgggatgattccggtgaagagcgacctcactctgataccacttgttatggttgaaatgtgctagagggggtgaatagctcgttgtcCTTGTTGATGTGCTTCTTCTATGATGTATAgcggaataaacaacaagaagCACACTCTATAATGCTAACacaatgatttacttggtatccacctcaagaagaggtgactaatccaaggatccacacacgcgaGCACTTTttcactataaaaacactcctttacggtaactaccaaaggtggagaagccttacaacactcacaGAGCaaatacaacacacgcaagaagaaaaatacaatgaatacaaatgaaacccctctcttcttgcttacttgttgtttGTCGTTtactcttgaaccttggaagtgcgcCAGCACTTGttcccaagagcttccaagaactggccg is a window encoding:
- the LOC121981005 gene encoding inactive protein kinase SELMODRAFT_444075-like isoform X2, with protein sequence MSSNQQERKVDGFTEKVIVAVKASREISKSALVWALTHVVQPGRRLWVFPRFATDCASRSSQFGTILEQKSDITDSCSKMLLQLKDVYDPNKTSIKIKVLSGSPYGAVAVESMRVQSNWVVLDKHLKHEEKHCICKLQCNIAVMKRSHPKVLRLNLLESHKTNPQTLCGSDKSTIGNNSPKSIKGPSVTPTTASSPDVDASFTATEAWTPSASSSDPGTSPFLVTERIVSVETKDQASAEGIRNAHVTAFNGNLTPARSQFQPWTAEVLAIGCPSPKVTHHKSPESHVTTAKALSDKFSKLDREAGINSLRYMSDLDFSVREAISVSRNTPGPPPLCSLCQHKTPVFGKPPKWFSYSELELATGGFSQENFLAEGGFGSVHRGILSDGQAIAVKQHKLASSQGDHEFCSEVEVLSCAQHRNVVMLIGFCVEDKRRLLVYEYVCNGSLDTHLYGQERDPLEWAARQKIAVGAARGLRYLHEECRVGCIVHRDMRPNNILLTHDFEPMVGDFGLARWQPHGDLGVETRVIGTIGYLAPEYAQSGQITEKADVFSFGVVLLELITGRKAVDINQPKGNQCLTEWARPLLDESAIEELVDRRLGSLYSEHELKCMLHAASLCINREPDFRPRMSQVLRILEGDMVMDSSCGSTPMCANGSMSRRMWLEHQQQSQQNEQQQQQPQPDEQQQQPQQDEQQPQQPQQDEQQPQPPQQDEHQQQQPQQDEQQQELQQNP
- the LOC121981005 gene encoding inactive protein kinase SELMODRAFT_444075-like isoform X1, translating into MSSNQQERKVDGFTEKVIVAVKASREISKSALVWALTHVVQPGDCIILLVVVPPYSSGRRLWVFPRFATDCASRSSQFGTILEQKSDITDSCSKMLLQLKDVYDPNKTSIKIKVLSGSPYGAVAVESMRVQSNWVVLDKHLKHEEKHCICKLQCNIAVMKRSHPKVLRLNLLESHKTNPQTLCGSDKSTIGNNSPKSIKGPSVTPTTASSPDVDASFTATEAWTPSASSSDPGTSPFLVTERIVSVETKDQASAEGIRNAHVTAFNGNLTPARSQFQPWTAEVLAIGCPSPKVTHHKSPESHVTTAKALSDKFSKLDREAGINSLRYMSDLDFSVREAISVSRNTPGPPPLCSLCQHKTPVFGKPPKWFSYSELELATGGFSQENFLAEGGFGSVHRGILSDGQAIAVKQHKLASSQGDHEFCSEVEVLSCAQHRNVVMLIGFCVEDKRRLLVYEYVCNGSLDTHLYGQERDPLEWAARQKIAVGAARGLRYLHEECRVGCIVHRDMRPNNILLTHDFEPMVGDFGLARWQPHGDLGVETRVIGTIGYLAPEYAQSGQITEKADVFSFGVVLLELITGRKAVDINQPKGNQCLTEWARPLLDESAIEELVDRRLGSLYSEHELKCMLHAASLCINREPDFRPRMSQVLRILEGDMVMDSSCGSTPMCANGSMSRRMWLEHQQQSQQNEQQQQQPQPDEQQQQPQQDEQQPQQPQQDEQQPQPPQQDEHQQQQPQQDEQQQELQQNP